Proteins encoded together in one Quercus lobata isolate SW786 chromosome 3, ValleyOak3.0 Primary Assembly, whole genome shotgun sequence window:
- the LOC115981977 gene encoding uncharacterized protein LOC115981977, with translation MCPITMLKHLGGWAMLSSPPMLPFSLLGNTYTCKDSVWFGIKAVKLSNKRVLGSWVSCAVRRRVRYDEEEEGDEDEGDEEYGYNEEIAMLEVYSQSAKGEALIVHAVVDEEEVEVLIFKGFSSSLSYRTSPDPSRSILPARAVIKFIDRIKGPFNPSNIEYLQKSLTWEAFKEFLST, from the exons ATGTGCCCAATAACAATGTTAAAGCATTTAGGAGGATGGGCAATGCTATCCTCACCACCCATGTTACCATTTTCTCTTCTGGGAAACACCTATACCTGCAAAGATAGCGTATGGTTTGGCATTAAAGCTGTGAAATTGAGCAACAAAAGAGTTTTGGGGAGTTGGGTATCTTGTGCTGTGAGGAGGAGAGTGAGAtatgatgaagaagaggaaggagatgaagatgaaggtgatgaagaaTATGGGTACAATGAGGAAATTGCGATGTTGGAAGTGTATAGCCAGTCTGCCAAGGGAGAAGCGCTTATTGTTCATGCAGTTGTGGATGAGGAGGAAGTGGAGGTGCTTATCTTCAAG GGATTTTCTTCGTCTTTGAGCTATAGAACTTCACCGGATCCATCAAGAAGTATTCTTCCTGCTAGGGCAGTGATAAAATTCATAGACAGAATTAAAGGACCTTTCAACCCTTCTAATATTGAGTACCTTCAGAAAAGTCTAACATGGGAAGCATTTAAAGAGTTCCTTTCCACTTAA
- the LOC115980824 gene encoding uncharacterized protein LOC115980824, translated as MLKGAARIWFSRLTPSSISTFKELSAQFTTHFIGGHRYKRSTACLMSIKQGEDETLRSYISRLNKEALSIDEADNKILVAAFTNRLWKGKFLFSLYKSNSKTMSEVLYRATKYMNTEDALLA; from the coding sequence ATGCTGAAAGGTGCAgcaagaatttggttcagtCGCTTAACGCCCAGCTCCATCAGCactttcaaggagctaagcgctcaGTTTACCACGCACTTCATCGGGGGACACAGGTATAAAAGGTCTACGGCTTGCTTGATGAGCATTAAGCAGGGAGAGGATGAGACACTGAGATCCTACATATCCCGCTTAAATAAGGAagcactctcgatcgacgaagccgacaaCAAGATACTTGTAGCGGCATTCACGAATAGGCTATGGAAGggaaagtttttgttctccctatacaagaGCAACTCGAAGACCATGTCAGAAGTACTTTACAGGGCTACCAAGTACATGAATACTGAAGACGCGTTGCTAGCTTGA